One segment of Apus apus isolate bApuApu2 chromosome 1, bApuApu2.pri.cur, whole genome shotgun sequence DNA contains the following:
- the LOC127395125 gene encoding LOW QUALITY PROTEIN: HLA class II histocompatibility antigen, DQ beta 2 chain-like (The sequence of the model RefSeq protein was modified relative to this genomic sequence to represent the inferred CDS: substituted 1 base at 1 genomic stop codon) yields the protein MVGETRDSSSVMCQGQEVLGSSFGSVIAWRETNPCVTAKSQLVCSATRFYLSEMKINWYKNGQEEMDKVIYKAILINRSXSFQILVTLEVTPKQGYVCSCQMEHVSLAVLITMTWGSAVSKKVTGTLGFVLGLGFSVVILVVSQKKKKGELFMN from the exons ATGGTGGGTGAAACAAGAGACAGCAGCAGTGTGATGTGCCAGggccaggaggtgctgggaagcagctttgGCAGTGTCATTGCTTGGAGAGAGACAAATCCCTGCGTCACTGCAAAGTCTCAG CTGGTTTGTTCTGCAACAAGGTTTTATCTTTCTGAAATGAAGATCAATTGGTACAAAAATGGGCAGGAGGAGATGGACAAAGTTATATACAAGGCCATTCTCATAAATAGAAGTTAGTCTTTCCAGATCCTGGTCACTTTGGAAGTCACTCCTAAACAGGGGTATGTCTGTTCTTGCCAGATGGAGCATGtcagcctggcagtgctgatCACCATGACCTGGG GATCTGCTGTGAGCAAGAAGGTGACTGGAACGCTGGGCTTTGTGCTGGGCTTAGGCTTCAGTGTGGTGATATTAGTTGtctctcagaagaaaaagaaaggtgaaTTATTCATGAACTAA